One part of the Bacillus spongiae genome encodes these proteins:
- the ileS gene encoding isoleucine--tRNA ligase → MNSNEKKELETVVQREERIRNYWNEANTFKQSVQLRDGKTPFVFYEGPPTANGLPHVGHAFGRTVKDVVARYKTMKGFQVERKAGWDTHGLPVELGVEKQLGISGKQEIEQYGVEKFIDKCRESVFAYEKVWRSFTEELGYWVDMDRPYLTLSNEYIESVWNILSTVHKDGRLYKGHRVSPYCPSCQTSLSSHEVAQGYKDVKDLSATVKFKRLNKKEEYFLGWTTTPWTLPANVALAMNPTLTYVRARKENVTYIVAKSLVDKVLGENITVLSEHSGHEFEGERYEPPFNYVAVEKGHKIVLADYVTVDSGTGVVHIAPAYGEDDYRTVQQNHLSFINVVDQQGRYTNEVVELSGKFVKDCDVDIIKMLSELGLLYHKEKYEHSYPHCWRCDSPLLYYATDSWFINMKSIKEEMLANNGTVSWYPEHMKDGRFGHFLDNLMDWNISRNRYWGTPLNVWRCSHCRHEEAPRSIAELQKIATTQLRSDIELHKPYIDEVKCTCPKCNEVMERTPEVIDVWFDSGSMPFAQHHYPFGSIEKFQSQFPADVVIEGVDQTRGFFYSLLAVSSLFTGKAPYKNVLSLGHILDENGQKMSKSKGNALEPVSLIKEYGADALRWAFLVDSSPWNSKRFSKKIVQDAKSKLVDTLNNTYKFYDLYSKIDGFNYDRHHIEKRDLLDKWILSRLHHTMKVVNSFMDQYQFTLATREIASFVDELSNWYVRRSRTRFWASGLSEDKRAAHSTLFEALTTISRLLAPFVPYVSEDIHLKLHQESVHLQDYPTANESMIIPALEADMQSILKIVELGRSIRNTKSIKVKQPLQQIVVWNNEEKQLLHDYNTIIKDELNIKEILFTKDLSLYNSAVLKLNFKTAGAAFGKRVNAVKTYVSRLNEIEKQRFLDNGQLTITIEDQTVTLLKEHIHVEYVVSSGFEIAGDNQLKVLVDTKLSPDLIDEGQVRELIRAVQDTRRKINLPVESYISITISATEDTRKIIQRFESLIKENVLVQHLHFDNLPESEQLLKVKFGDEWINVSLKLS, encoded by the coding sequence ATGAACTCTAACGAAAAGAAAGAATTAGAAACGGTTGTCCAGCGTGAGGAACGTATACGCAACTATTGGAATGAGGCTAATACCTTTAAACAATCCGTTCAATTAAGAGACGGTAAAACGCCGTTTGTCTTTTATGAAGGACCTCCAACTGCAAATGGTCTTCCCCATGTTGGTCATGCTTTCGGACGAACGGTAAAAGATGTCGTAGCTCGTTATAAAACAATGAAAGGCTTTCAAGTAGAGAGAAAGGCCGGCTGGGATACACATGGACTTCCCGTTGAACTGGGCGTTGAAAAGCAACTCGGAATCTCAGGAAAACAAGAGATTGAACAATATGGTGTGGAGAAATTTATTGATAAGTGCCGAGAAAGTGTCTTCGCTTACGAGAAGGTATGGCGTTCATTTACTGAAGAGCTTGGCTATTGGGTAGATATGGATCGTCCTTATCTAACCTTAAGCAATGAGTACATTGAAAGTGTATGGAATATTTTAAGTACCGTTCACAAGGATGGACGATTGTATAAAGGACATCGCGTTTCCCCTTATTGTCCTAGTTGCCAAACATCTTTAAGCTCGCACGAAGTAGCACAGGGCTACAAAGATGTAAAAGATTTATCGGCTACCGTAAAGTTCAAACGGCTTAACAAGAAAGAGGAATATTTCTTAGGTTGGACGACAACACCGTGGACATTGCCAGCAAACGTTGCCCTTGCCATGAATCCAACGCTAACTTATGTACGTGCAAGAAAAGAAAATGTGACCTATATCGTCGCCAAATCATTAGTGGATAAAGTGCTCGGCGAAAATATAACCGTGTTAAGTGAACATAGTGGCCATGAATTTGAGGGAGAACGATACGAACCTCCTTTTAACTATGTGGCTGTAGAGAAAGGACACAAAATAGTATTAGCAGATTATGTGACAGTAGATAGCGGTACAGGTGTTGTCCATATTGCCCCAGCTTACGGCGAAGATGACTATAGAACCGTCCAGCAAAACCACCTATCCTTTATTAATGTCGTCGATCAGCAGGGGCGTTATACGAATGAGGTGGTTGAGCTATCAGGAAAATTTGTCAAGGACTGTGATGTCGACATCATCAAAATGCTTTCTGAACTTGGATTACTTTATCACAAAGAGAAATATGAACACAGTTATCCACATTGTTGGAGATGTGACTCCCCACTGCTTTATTATGCAACGGATAGCTGGTTTATCAATATGAAGTCTATAAAGGAAGAAATGCTTGCAAACAACGGAACGGTTAGCTGGTATCCAGAGCATATGAAAGATGGACGATTTGGCCATTTTCTTGATAATCTTATGGACTGGAATATAAGTAGGAACCGTTACTGGGGTACACCTTTAAATGTATGGAGATGTTCTCACTGTCGCCACGAGGAAGCGCCGCGCAGTATTGCAGAGCTACAAAAGATAGCAACAACCCAGCTCAGGAGCGATATTGAGTTGCATAAGCCCTACATTGATGAAGTGAAGTGTACATGTCCCAAATGTAATGAGGTTATGGAGAGAACACCAGAAGTGATCGATGTGTGGTTTGATAGCGGTTCGATGCCATTTGCACAACATCACTACCCATTCGGATCTATCGAAAAATTCCAATCCCAATTTCCAGCAGATGTCGTCATTGAAGGGGTTGATCAAACGAGGGGTTTTTTCTACAGCCTGCTTGCTGTATCTAGTTTATTTACAGGAAAAGCGCCCTATAAAAACGTCTTATCACTTGGACATATTCTCGACGAAAACGGGCAAAAAATGTCCAAAAGTAAAGGAAATGCTTTAGAACCTGTTAGCCTCATAAAGGAATATGGTGCTGATGCACTTCGCTGGGCATTCTTAGTCGATAGTTCACCATGGAATTCTAAACGTTTTTCCAAAAAAATCGTTCAAGATGCTAAATCAAAATTGGTTGATACGTTAAATAATACGTATAAGTTTTATGACCTATACTCAAAAATTGACGGGTTTAACTATGATAGACACCATATAGAAAAGAGAGATCTTTTAGACAAATGGATTCTTTCACGCCTTCACCATACAATGAAGGTTGTTAATAGCTTTATGGATCAATATCAATTTACACTCGCTACACGTGAGATTGCCTCTTTCGTTGACGAATTAAGCAACTGGTATGTAAGGAGATCAAGGACTCGTTTTTGGGCATCTGGCCTGTCAGAAGATAAACGAGCAGCCCATTCCACACTGTTTGAAGCACTGACAACGATTAGTCGCTTGCTAGCTCCTTTCGTACCGTATGTTTCAGAAGATATACACTTGAAGTTACATCAAGAAAGCGTTCATTTACAAGACTATCCAACTGCAAACGAATCCATGATTATCCCTGCTTTAGAAGCGGATATGCAATCGATTTTAAAAATAGTGGAACTAGGCCGGAGTATTCGGAACACAAAAAGCATTAAGGTTAAACAACCATTGCAGCAAATTGTCGTTTGGAATAATGAAGAAAAACAGCTATTACATGATTATAATACAATCATAAAGGACGAATTAAATATAAAAGAGATTCTTTTTACTAAAGACTTATCCTTGTACAACTCGGCAGTCCTTAAATTAAATTTTAAAACGGCAGGTGCTGCATTTGGGAAGCGGGTAAATGCAGTCAAAACATATGTTAGTCGTCTAAATGAAATAGAAAAGCAACGCTTCTTAGACAACGGGCAGCTAACCATAACGATTGAGGACCAAACCGTAACGTTACTAAAAGAGCATATCCACGTTGAATATGTCGTTTCCTCTGGCTTCGAGATAGCGGGTGACAACCAGTTAAAGGTCCTAGTAGATACAAAACTCTCACCTGATTTAATTGACGAAGGTCAAGTTAGAGAACTAATTAGAGCAGTACAAGATACACGAAGAAAAATCAATTTACCTGTTGAAAGCTATATCTCAATCACCATTTCAGCAACTGAGGATACAAGAAAAATCATTCAGCGCTTTGAAAGCCTAATAAAAGAAAATGTTCTTGTTCAGCACCTCCACTTTGACAACTTACCAGAATCCGAACAACTACTCAAAGTGAAATTTGGAGATGAATGGATTAATGTTTCTTTAAAGTTGTCCTAA
- a CDS encoding YebC/PmpR family DNA-binding transcriptional regulator codes for MGRKWNNIKEKKASKDANTSRIYAKFGREIYVAAKQGEPNPESNQALKVVLERAKTYSVPKHIIDRAIEKAKGGSEENYDELRYEGFGPNGSMVIVDALTNNVNRTASEVRAAFGKNGGNMGVSGSVAYMFDATAVIGLDGKTADDVLEILMEADVDARDIFEEEDTVIIYAEPDQFHAVQEALKNSGVTDFTVAELTMLPQSDVTLSADTLAQFEKMIDALEELEDVQQVYHNVDITE; via the coding sequence ATGGGTCGTAAGTGGAACAACATAAAAGAAAAAAAAGCGTCAAAAGATGCCAACACAAGCCGTATATATGCTAAATTTGGTCGTGAAATATATGTCGCAGCAAAGCAAGGCGAACCGAACCCAGAATCGAATCAAGCGTTAAAAGTTGTATTAGAACGAGCGAAAACATACAGTGTGCCAAAGCATATTATTGATCGTGCGATTGAAAAAGCAAAAGGTGGATCTGAAGAAAACTATGATGAGCTTCGCTATGAAGGCTTTGGTCCTAACGGGTCTATGGTCATCGTTGATGCCTTAACGAATAACGTGAATCGTACAGCATCCGAAGTGCGTGCAGCCTTTGGGAAAAATGGTGGAAATATGGGTGTGAGTGGTTCTGTTGCGTATATGTTTGATGCAACAGCGGTTATTGGCCTTGACGGAAAAACAGCAGATGATGTACTTGAAATATTGATGGAGGCAGATGTGGATGCTCGAGATATCTTTGAAGAAGAAGATACTGTTATTATCTATGCTGAACCTGACCAATTTCATGCAGTGCAAGAAGCATTGAAAAATAGCGGAGTAACAGATTTCACTGTTGCTGAACTTACGATGCTACCTCAAAGTGATGTTACTCTTTCGGCGGATACGCTAGCGCAATTTGAAAAAATGATTGACGCCTTGGAAGAATTAGAAGATGTTCAACAAGTGTATCATAATGTAGATATCACTGAATAA
- a CDS encoding DedA family protein, with translation MKSSYIEVSRLAEMFLNHIDEWGVWGIFLSLFIEGSAFPFIGTFFIVTVGFVLELSWLSVGLISILGSMFYALGSYLPYFIGYRLGHSVELKLSKENREKLEKTRITFGRYGIWGVAIASPLHFGNVVPFLAGMSKMNLSKYTLLTMLGIAPSTFLLLSVGQFYEGDKDAVIEQIVSYQTYLLIAFIILTFAYGLSKYRKRRRKQLH, from the coding sequence ATGAAATCTTCTTATATTGAGGTGAGTAGGTTGGCTGAAATGTTTTTGAACCATATTGATGAGTGGGGCGTATGGGGGATTTTTTTATCTTTGTTCATTGAGGGCAGCGCTTTCCCATTTATAGGGACGTTCTTTATTGTTACCGTAGGATTTGTGTTAGAATTATCGTGGCTTAGTGTTGGTCTAATTTCGATATTAGGAAGTATGTTTTATGCACTCGGCAGCTACCTTCCTTATTTTATCGGCTATCGATTAGGTCATTCGGTTGAGCTGAAATTGAGTAAAGAAAACCGTGAGAAGTTAGAAAAAACAAGAATAACTTTTGGGCGGTATGGTATATGGGGAGTAGCGATTGCTAGCCCGCTTCATTTTGGAAACGTCGTTCCTTTCCTCGCTGGTATGTCCAAAATGAACCTTAGTAAGTACACTCTATTAACAATGCTCGGAATTGCTCCATCTACTTTTTTATTGTTAAGTGTCGGTCAATTTTATGAAGGGGATAAGGATGCGGTAATTGAACAAATTGTTTCGTACCAAACTTATCTACTCATTGCGTTTATCATTTTGACCTTTGCATATGGACTAAGTAAATATCGAAAACGAAGAAGAAAGCAGCTTCATTAA
- a CDS encoding FMN-dependent NADH-azoreductase, protein MTNVLYVKSNPKADEASYSARLANSFIEAFKEKNPTAEVITLDLYKESIPVIDQEVLTAWGKLAEGAELTVSEATKVTRLGELVDQFLAADKVVFSAPMWNFGFPPLLKAYIDAISVAGKTFKYTENGPVGLAGDKQVVLLEARGGVHSEGPTAAMQHTASYLEAVMGFIGVKDFNVIVTEGMAQAPAEAEAILEKATAKAKELAASF, encoded by the coding sequence ATGACAAACGTACTATATGTAAAATCTAATCCAAAGGCAGATGAAGCTTCTTATTCAGCACGATTAGCCAACTCATTTATTGAGGCATTCAAAGAAAAAAATCCAACAGCTGAGGTCATTACACTCGATTTATACAAAGAATCGATTCCAGTTATCGATCAAGAAGTATTAACTGCTTGGGGTAAGCTAGCCGAGGGAGCGGAATTAACAGTATCTGAAGCTACAAAAGTAACGCGTTTAGGTGAATTAGTTGATCAATTCCTAGCAGCAGATAAAGTTGTTTTCTCAGCGCCAATGTGGAACTTTGGTTTCCCTCCATTACTAAAGGCTTATATTGATGCTATTTCTGTAGCAGGTAAAACGTTTAAATATACAGAAAATGGTCCGGTGGGCTTAGCTGGAGACAAGCAAGTTGTGTTACTTGAAGCTCGTGGTGGAGTACACTCTGAAGGACCAACTGCGGCTATGCAGCATACAGCAAGCTACCTTGAAGCGGTTATGGGCTTCATAGGTGTGAAAGATTTCAACGTAATCGTAACGGAAGGGATGGCACAAGCTCCTGCAGAGGCAGAGGCCATCTTAGAAAAAGCGACAGCAAAAGCAAAAGAATTAGCAGCAAGCTTTTAA
- a CDS encoding FMN-dependent NADH-azoreductase, with protein sequence MTNVLYVKSNPKADETSYSARLANSFIEAYKEKNPTAEVTTLDLYNESIPVIDQEVLTAWGKLAEGAELTASESTKVTRLGELVDQFLAADKVVFSAPMWNFGFPPLLKAYIDAISVAGKTFKYTENGPVGLAGDKQVVLLEARGGVHSEGPTAAMQHTASYLEVVMGFIGVKDFNVIVTEGMAQAPAEAEVILEKATAKAKELAASF encoded by the coding sequence ATGACAAACGTATTATATGTAAAATCAAACCCAAAGGCAGATGAGACTTCTTATTCAGCACGATTAGCGAACTCATTTATTGAGGCATACAAGGAGAAAAATCCAACAGCTGAGGTTACTACACTCGATTTATACAATGAATCGATTCCAGTTATCGATCAAGAAGTATTAACTGCTTGGGGTAAGCTAGCAGAGGGAGCGGAATTAACAGCATCTGAATCAACAAAAGTAACGCGTTTAGGTGAATTAGTTGATCAATTCTTAGCAGCAGATAAAGTTGTTTTCTCAGCGCCAATGTGGAACTTTGGTTTCCCTCCATTACTGAAAGCATATATTGATGCAATTTCTGTAGCAGGTAAAACGTTTAAATATACAGAAAATGGTCCGGTGGGCTTAGCAGGAGATAAACAAGTGGTATTACTTGAAGCTCGTGGTGGAGTTCACTCTGAAGGACCAACTGCTGCTATGCAGCATACAGCAAGCTACCTTGAAGTAGTTATGGGCTTCATAGGTGTGAAGGATTTCAACGTAATTGTAACAGAAGGAATGGCACAAGCTCCTGCAGAGGCAGAGGTCATCTTAGAAAAAGCGACAGCAAAAGCAAAAGAATTAGCAGCAAGCTTCTAA
- a CDS encoding YczE/YyaS/YitT family protein codes for MNLYKTMFYLLGLFTISFGITLTIKADLGAGAWDALNVGLSTTVGLTVGTWVIIVGAILIFVNAFLLQKRPDFLAFITVFLVGFFIDFWLVYALKDWFPEGFYLKLVLLLLGLFILSLGIATYLQANYPLIPIDNFMMAIRERFNLRLSLAKTIGELTALVMAFIFQGPIGIGTIIITFAIGPCIQFFFPKMEALFTRFIQKTAS; via the coding sequence ATGAATCTCTATAAAACAATGTTTTATTTACTCGGGCTTTTCACTATTTCTTTCGGTATAACCTTGACTATTAAAGCTGATTTAGGAGCTGGCGCATGGGATGCACTTAATGTTGGATTGTCTACAACCGTTGGACTAACCGTAGGAACGTGGGTCATCATCGTTGGGGCTATTCTGATCTTTGTGAATGCCTTTTTATTACAAAAACGACCAGACTTTTTAGCTTTTATTACTGTCTTTCTTGTTGGTTTTTTTATTGATTTTTGGCTGGTCTATGCCTTAAAGGATTGGTTTCCTGAAGGGTTTTACCTAAAGCTCGTTCTCTTGTTACTGGGACTATTCATCCTTTCACTTGGTATCGCTACATATTTACAAGCAAATTACCCTCTTATCCCTATCGATAATTTTATGATGGCAATTAGAGAACGATTTAACCTTAGATTGAGTCTAGCCAAAACAATAGGGGAACTAACAGCACTTGTAATGGCTTTTATTTTCCAAGGGCCTATCGGAATTGGGACGATTATCATTACATTCGCAATCGGTCCTTGCATTCAGTTTTTCTTTCCAAAAATGGAAGCTTTATTCACTAGGTTCATACAAAAAACAGCTTCATAA
- the metG gene encoding methionine--tRNA ligase, with product MTIFIGGAWPYANGSLHVGHIASLLPGDIIARYYRQKGERVLYVSGSDCHGTPIVISAQKEGVEPKEIATRYHEEFVQCFQRLGFSYDLYTRTDEERHHHEVQRIFLTLLEKGYLYVKDEQQTYCPSCAKFLPDRYVEGVCPVCDEPARGDQCDACSTILDPADLEQKRCKLCGTEPVLKNTEQYYFSLSSFQDKIEKLLEREKHHWRSNAVQLTRRYLEEGLVDRAVTRDLEWGIPVPVEGFLDKKIYVWIEAVSGYLSASKQWSERVGEDWRPFWEQTISSYYIHGKDNIPFHTVIWPALLLGLEGLQLPTHIVSSEYVTIEKKKISTSRNWAIWVPDLLNTYHPDSIRYFLTSNAPDKGDADFSWREFIYSHNSELLGAFGNFVNRTLKFIEKSFNGELPPVLLEETFPSRTKKVYEEAGKRIEKGETKQALDRIFQYVREGNKYFDEKKPWQTFKEDKEICIQILATCVQWIRNLANLLAPFLPDSCETLRQQLGIEEDWNWSYTTINKICINHVQPLFERIDVNQITKEQQKLGAE from the coding sequence ATGACAATTTTTATTGGGGGAGCTTGGCCTTATGCAAATGGCTCCTTACATGTTGGTCATATTGCTAGCTTACTACCGGGAGATATTATTGCAAGGTATTACCGCCAAAAGGGTGAAAGAGTACTGTATGTGTCGGGGAGTGATTGTCATGGAACACCGATTGTCATTTCAGCTCAGAAAGAGGGGGTAGAGCCAAAGGAGATTGCGACAAGATACCATGAGGAATTTGTCCAATGTTTTCAAAGGCTTGGTTTTTCTTATGATCTGTATACAAGAACGGATGAGGAACGTCACCATCATGAGGTTCAACGAATCTTTTTAACGCTACTGGAAAAGGGATATTTATATGTGAAGGACGAACAACAAACGTATTGTCCATCTTGTGCGAAGTTTTTGCCAGATCGGTATGTAGAAGGGGTGTGTCCCGTTTGTGATGAGCCTGCGAGAGGGGACCAATGTGATGCATGCTCAACAATTTTAGATCCGGCGGATTTAGAACAAAAACGCTGTAAGCTTTGTGGGACGGAGCCTGTTTTAAAAAATACTGAGCAATACTATTTTTCACTCTCATCCTTTCAAGATAAAATAGAAAAACTATTAGAAAGAGAAAAGCATCATTGGCGGAGCAATGCCGTTCAACTGACGCGACGTTATTTAGAAGAAGGACTAGTCGATCGTGCTGTAACGCGAGATTTAGAATGGGGAATTCCTGTCCCAGTTGAAGGGTTTCTGGATAAAAAAATATATGTATGGATCGAAGCGGTTTCAGGCTATTTGTCTGCATCGAAGCAATGGAGCGAGAGAGTAGGAGAAGATTGGCGCCCGTTTTGGGAGCAAACGATTTCCTCGTACTATATTCATGGGAAAGATAATATTCCATTTCATACAGTCATTTGGCCAGCTCTATTATTGGGTTTAGAGGGTTTACAACTCCCGACGCATATTGTTTCAAGTGAATATGTAACCATTGAGAAAAAGAAAATTTCGACAAGTCGAAATTGGGCCATTTGGGTTCCGGATTTACTTAATACCTATCATCCTGACTCCATTCGTTATTTCTTAACGAGCAATGCTCCGGATAAGGGAGACGCCGATTTTTCATGGCGAGAGTTTATTTATAGTCATAATAGTGAACTTTTAGGTGCATTTGGAAATTTTGTTAATCGAACATTGAAGTTTATTGAAAAGTCGTTTAATGGTGAACTTCCACCCGTTTTGTTAGAAGAGACTTTTCCAAGTCGTACGAAAAAGGTTTACGAAGAAGCGGGGAAGCGAATAGAAAAGGGAGAAACGAAGCAAGCGTTAGACAGGATTTTTCAGTATGTAAGGGAAGGAAATAAGTATTTTGATGAAAAGAAACCGTGGCAGACCTTTAAGGAAGATAAAGAAATATGCATTCAAATATTAGCAACATGTGTGCAATGGATTAGAAACTTAGCGAATTTATTAGCTCCATTTTTACCAGATTCTTGTGAGACATTGCGTCAACAGTTAGGAATAGAAGAAGACTGGAATTGGTCTTACACCACGATCAATAAGATTTGTATCAATCATGTTCAACCTTTATTTGAACGAATCGACGTGAATCAAATTACCAAAGAGCAACAAAAACTTGGAGCAGAATAA
- a CDS encoding NUDIX domain-containing protein gives MNIRNSAKAIIISEESVLLTKNQDDEGYFYLFPGGGQEHGETIHHTLKRECMEEVGKEVEIGELLHVREYIGKNHEHSSFDYIIHQVEYYFVCTLVNELNIDKLPTNPDSHQVGIEWIPINELFQYRIYPKELRQYLIKYSNNEKSPVYLGDIN, from the coding sequence ATGAATATAAGAAACTCAGCAAAAGCGATCATAATTAGTGAAGAAAGTGTTTTATTAACCAAAAATCAAGATGATGAAGGATATTTTTATCTTTTCCCTGGTGGTGGACAAGAACATGGAGAGACCATTCATCACACATTAAAAAGAGAATGCATGGAAGAAGTAGGGAAAGAAGTGGAAATAGGAGAACTACTCCATGTTCGTGAGTATATAGGAAAAAACCATGAGCATTCTTCATTTGATTATATTATTCACCAAGTTGAATATTATTTTGTTTGTACTCTAGTAAATGAATTAAATATTGATAAATTACCTACTAATCCTGATAGTCACCAAGTTGGAATTGAATGGATTCCTATTAATGAACTATTTCAATATCGGATATATCCTAAAGAATTAAGGCAATATTTAATAAAATACTCTAATAATGAAAAATCCCCTGTATATTTAGGAGATATTAATTGA